One segment of Ignisphaera cupida DNA contains the following:
- a CDS encoding homoserine kinase, whose product MRSIRVRAYCSSANLGPGFDALAVALDAFYDEVEVRVESGSGKVIVESVYGPYANQVSNPTTVVGAVKEFKQFKGLGLEDVDVVIRLFKGVPIGSGLGSSGASAAATVVALANLFYPSIKPEEMVYIAGLAEAYAAGSPHFDNVAASTLGKLVALAILDKGLVVKKVDFDAWFAIAMPVKNIFGEGKTKAMREVVPKTVEMRKAVANWSRVAVMMISALQGDLETFGKMMELDEIVEPARSKLIPCYEEVRKAAKKANSLGVTISGAGPSIIALAKDKSHAKEVAEAMANAYSKCVEAIPIITKTAPQAHTV is encoded by the coding sequence TTGAGAAGTATTAGGGTTAGAGCATACTGTAGCTCTGCAAATCTTGGACCTGGTTTTGATGCTTTAGCTGTTGCTCTTGATGCTTTCTATGACGAGGTTGAGGTTAGGGTTGAGAGTGGCTCTGGAAAAGTGATTGTTGAAAGTGTTTACGGTCCTTACGCAAATCAGGTGAGCAATCCAACAACTGTTGTTGGAGCTGTCAAGGAGTTTAAGCAGTTTAAGGGGCTTGGATTAGAAGATGTTGATGTTGTTATCAGGCTTTTCAAAGGTGTTCCAATAGGCTCTGGTCTTGGTAGTAGTGGAGCTTCTGCAGCTGCAACTGTTGTTGCTTTAGCAAATTTGTTTTATCCAAGTATCAAACCAGAGGAAATGGTTTACATAGCTGGTTTAGCAGAGGCCTATGCAGCTGGCTCTCCACATTTCGACAATGTTGCTGCAAGCACACTTGGAAAACTAGTTGCATTAGCAATTTTGGATAAGGGACTTGTTGTTAAGAAAGTTGATTTTGATGCGTGGTTCGCTATTGCAATGCCTGTTAAAAACATTTTTGGCGAGGGAAAGACAAAGGCTATGAGGGAAGTTGTTCCAAAAACTGTTGAGATGCGCAAAGCAGTTGCTAACTGGAGTAGAGTTGCTGTTATGATGATTTCTGCTCTCCAAGGGGATTTGGAGACATTTGGAAAGATGATGGAGCTTGACGAAATTGTTGAACCTGCAAGATCAAAGCTAATTCCATGCTATGAAGAGGTTAGGAAAGCAGCAAAAAAAGCAAACAGTTTGGGTGTAACAATAAGTGGTGCAGGACCAAGCATAATAGCGCTTGCAAAAGACAAAAGCCATGCAAAAG